In one Mucilaginibacter sp. PAMB04168 genomic region, the following are encoded:
- a CDS encoding oxidoreductase produces the protein MINNNNPVWFITGCSTGFGRELAKLILDRGWNAVITARNIDQVKDLANGFENSALVLPLDVNDKSQIALAVAKAEEAFGKIDVLVNNAGYGYFSSIEEGEEEKIRAQFETNFFGLVSMIQAVLPGMRSRKVGHIINFSSIGGLRAFTATGYYHATKFAVEGLSESLSQEVASLGIKVLLVEPGPFRTDWAGRSTSRTPVRIADYADAVGKRMEASQNGSGKQQGDPVRGCEAIIKAVEAEQHQLRLLLGEPAYNLAMEKIDQLKTNFESLKDLTLSADFPESER, from the coding sequence ACCGGCTTTGGCAGAGAACTGGCCAAACTGATATTAGATCGCGGATGGAATGCGGTAATAACAGCCCGCAATATTGACCAGGTCAAAGATCTGGCCAATGGTTTCGAAAATTCGGCACTGGTACTGCCGTTGGATGTAAACGATAAAAGTCAGATCGCGCTGGCTGTGGCCAAAGCCGAAGAAGCCTTTGGTAAGATAGATGTGTTGGTGAACAACGCCGGCTACGGTTATTTCAGTAGTATTGAAGAGGGCGAAGAAGAAAAGATAAGGGCACAGTTTGAAACCAATTTTTTTGGATTAGTGAGTATGATACAGGCTGTGTTGCCCGGTATGCGTAGCCGTAAAGTGGGGCATATTATTAACTTTTCGTCTATTGGCGGCTTAAGGGCATTTACCGCAACGGGTTATTATCATGCTACCAAGTTTGCAGTAGAAGGCTTGTCTGAATCTTTATCGCAGGAAGTTGCCTCATTGGGAATTAAAGTACTACTTGTTGAGCCCGGACCATTCCGCACTGATTGGGCCGGGCGTTCAACCTCGCGTACGCCGGTTCGGATAGCAGATTATGCCGATGCGGTAGGCAAACGCATGGAAGCCAGCCAAAACGGAAGCGGCAAGCAGCAGGGCGACCCGGTTAGAGGCTGCGAGGCCATTATTAAAGCGGTAGAAGCGGAGCAGCACCAGTTGCGTTTACTGTTAGGTGAGCCCGCTTACAATTTAGCAATGGAAAAGATCGATCAATTGAAAACGAACTTCGAATCGTTGAAAGACCTTACGCTGAGTGCAGATTTTCCGGAATCTGAAAGATAA